From Flaviflexus ciconiae:
CTGAGCTCCTCAAGATCGTCCTCGGTGGGAACCCAGGAGGCCGCCTTCGCATTGGCGGTAATCTGGTCCGGTCTTGTCGCTCCGGCGATCACCGATGCAACGGGGTAGGAAGCCAGGAGGAAAGCGAAGGCAACATTTAGCTCGGTCAGGTCGCGTGCTTGAGCGAACTCCCGGAACTCCTTCAACTGATCGAAGTCGGTGGTCTCCATGAGCTGCGGCTTAACCACATCGAGTCGCGACCCGTCGGGGGCCTTGCCATCCGTGTACTTGCCGGTCAGGAGACCGTTGGCGAGCGGATAGTAGGGAACAACGCCGAGACCAAAATGGGCTGCGGCAGGCAGTACTTCAAGCTCTGCTCGTCGGTCCAGGAGATTGAAGTTGTTCTGGGACGCAATGAACCGTTCCGTACCGAGCTCCCGAGCCAGGTGGTCGGCGTGGGCAATCTGCCAGCCCGTCATGTTCGAATGACCGATGTAACGAACCTTGCCCGACGTGACCAGGTCATCGAGGGCCGCGAGGGTCTCCTCAAACGGCGTATTTTCGTCAACCGTGTGGTAGTAGAACAGATCAATGTAGTCCGTTCCCAGCCTCCGAAGCGATGCTTCGGCCGCGCGAACGATATAGCTCCGGGAACCGCGAGCGCCGAAGTCCTTGCCGTTTGCGCCCTTCATGTTCATGCCGAACTTCGTGGCCAGAACAATGTCGTCCCGGTTCTTGTCGAGAGCCTGACCGAGAAGCGTCTCCGACAGTCCAGGCTCCATGCCGTACATATCCGCGGTATCGAACATCGTGATCCCCGCGTCCAATGCCGCGTTCACGAGAGCGCGCGTGCCCTCAAGATCCTCCGTAGCCGTGTTCTTCCGCCCGAAATTGTTGCCGCCGAGGCCGATCGCCGAGACCGTCAGACCCGAATCGCCCATGTGCCTTAGTTCCATGACCACCAGTCTACGGATCGGTCCACACCCTGCAACGGACAAGCCACTTCCACGAGGGCCATTCGGCCCCGGAGTGGATGTTGCGTTCCGCGGGAAAGTAGGTCCGTGCTCAACCGGGCACAGATACAAGGAAAGCAATGTCTATGAAAGGGACAGTCATGAACGCTGAGAACATCGAAGAAAACATCGAGCTGACAGCCTCACTGGAGGACCCGGAAGCCGGCATGGCAACTGCGGAATATGCCATCGGAACGGTGGCGGCCACATCCTTTGCTGGACTCCTCGTCTGGATTTTGGACCAGCCCTGGGTCAAGGAAGCCATCGAAAACATCTTCCAGGCCATCTTCAACTTCTTCTAGGAAGCGAACGCGGGCCGGCCTTTCGGGGCCGGCCCGGGAGGTCACCATGACAATCACAAAACCAACCCTGGAAGATTCGGAAGACGAACGGAATAACCAAGATGACAGCGAGCGTGGAATGGTCACAGCCGAACTGGCCATGACAATTCCCGTAGTCATCGCCGTCCTCTTCCTCGTCGCCAGCCTTGGCGTATCGCTCGTAGGTCAGCTGAGGGTCACCGATGCTGCAAGAGAAGCTGCCCGCGCATACGCGATGGAGATGAGCGACCGCGAGGTTGCCGAACTTGTCGCGGATCGGGCCGGTGACGATGCGTCATATACCGTCCGTCAACACGGCAGAACATTGACCGTAACCGTCAGTGCGCCGGTTGGTGGCCCCTGGTCGATCCTTGACCTCACTGCCGAGTCGTCCATGACTGCGCTCGCGGAGGCCGAACGATGAGTGAGAAGCCAGGATGTGACGATCCAGAGCGAGGATCGGGCACCGTGCTATCGCTCGGCCTAATCGCCGTGCTTGCATCAGTGGCCATCTTCCTCGGCTGGCTGTCCGCCGCCTTCGACGCAAAACAGCGGGCGGATGGTGCGGCGGACTTTGCGGCACTAGCTGCGGCTCAGGTTCTCCATGACCCGTTCGAAACTGGAGACCCCTGTGTCGTGGCAAGCGAAGTGGTGCGGGATGCTGAGCTGGTCTCGTGCACCGTTACGAACGACCGGATTGTCGTGTCCACACAGGCGGAAGTGCGGCTGGGAATCCTCGGTGGAACGGCAATGACGGGAGAGGCCGAGGCCGGGCCACGCTAGCTCATGCCGGACACGATCGCTCGCCCGAGAATCAGTGCACCGACCTTGGATAGCGGGGAGTTTCCGTTTCCACACTTCGGGGACTGAATGCATGAGGGGCACCCGTCCCGGCAGGGGCAGGACTCGAGGCGGCTTACCGTCGCCTCGAGCCAGGGCCTCGCCGCATGGAAACCTCGTTCCGCACACCCCGAACCTCCCGGAGACGCATCGTGAATGATGATCGTCGGACTCCCGGTCTGCACGTGAAGTGCGGTCGACAGTCCGCCAATGTCCCACCGGTCGCAGGTGGCAAAAAGTGGAAGCAGCCCGATTGCGGCGTGCTCCAAGCCGTGCAGTGCACCGGGCAGGATATCGGGAGTCAGCTTGAGTTCGGCACACCGCACGTCCGAGATCGTCCACCAGCAGGCTTGGGTAGGTAGCTCCCGCAACGGCATCTCCAGCGGAGACCGGCCGAGATAAAGACCGTCCCTGCTCCGCCTTGTGTCGTAACCCGTCACGCGAGAAGCGACAAGCACATCGCCGAATGCGAGGACGCCATCCCTAAGGGGAACCTCGTGCTTGGTCTCAGCGATTTCCACGGCCGTCTCCGCAACGGCAAACGTACGGATTTCCTCGTCCCGATAAGGCTCGACTATTGCTCGTTCGGCGTCGAGCGACTCAACAATGAAAGGAGAGCCCTGATGAATATAGACAGCTTGGGGGTGGACAGTGGTGTCTGCCTGACCGGCCGATACCGTGCCGAGAAGCGAACCCGTGGAGCCCTCGATGATCGAAATCTCGCTTCCCCCGCCCCGAATGTCAACGAGTTCGTGCGCGGAGGCTCCGAGAGCCACATTCCAGCGCCATGCCCCGCTTCGGTAGGTGAGCAGTCCAGCTTCAACGAGCTCATCGAAATGTTCCGTTGTCTGGAACCCGAAGATCTGAGCGTCGTCGGCGGTCAGCGGAAGCTCGGAAGCTGCGGCGCACACGTGCCCCGAAAGAATGTACGGATTGCTCGGGTCAAAGACCTGAGCTTCGACAGGTTGTTCAAGGAGCCCGGCAACGTTCTCGGCCAAGTACTGGTCGAGAGGATCGTCGCGCGCAATAAGAACGGCAATCCCATCCTGTGAAGCCCTGCCCGCTCGGCCCATCTGCTGCCGGAACGAAGCATGCGTGCCCGGCCACCCGGACATGACAACCGTGTCGAGGCCCGAGATATCGATGCCGAGCTCGAGCGCATTCGTCGTGGCAAGTGCTCGAATGTCTCCGCTACGGAGACCTTCCTCGAGTTCTCGGCGTTCTTCTGGCAGGTAGCCGCCGCGATATGCGGCGACCCGATCCTTATAGGGAGATCCGTGATCGGCAAGATCCTCGCGAACCAGCTGGCTGATCGTTTCCGCACCCGCCCGGGAACGGCTGAACACGAGCGTCGAGGCGCCGGACGCAACGGCGCGGGAGGCCGCCTGGGCGGCTTCCTTGAGCGCGGAGCGCCGCACCGGTTGTTCTTCTTGGTCGATGACTACGATGCTGTCCTCGTTAAGGGACTGATCGGACCTTTGGGGGATGGCCCGCCCCCGGGCAATCACGAGGCTCGATGCGCTGTGGGACGACGTGTCTTCGTCGATAACCGATATTTGGTTGGCGTCAACGCCGAGAAAGCGCGCGGCGGTACCACCCGGGTTTGCCGCAGTTGCAGACAAGAATATGACTGTCGGGTTAGCCCCGTAGTGCCGTGCCATGCGAAGCATCCTGCGGACCACGAGTGCAACTTGCGCTCCTGTCATTCCGCGATAGGTGTGGAACTCGTCGATGACGATGGCGGTAAGACCACTCCACAGACGGGGCCACCGCTCGTGGCCAGCCAACATCGAAAAGTGTGCGAAGTCCGGATTCGTCAGGATGATGTTGGCGTGGGCTCTTGCCCATCGCCGCACCTCGGAGGGTGTATCGCCATCAACTGTTGCAGGTTTGATGCTGTCTCCCGTGACGGAAACAAGGTGCGTGAGGCTGTCGAGTTGATCTGCCGCGAGTGCTTTCGTGGGAGCCAGATAGAGGACCGTTGGTTTCTTACGGATCTCGGAGAGCCTGGTAGCCTCCCTGTGCGAAAGGATGTGCGACAGGAGCGGGGCCCACGCTGTCAGCGACTTGCCCGAGCCGGTTCCGGTTGCAATCACGGTGTGGTGGCCAGCGTGGATGGCTTCCATGCCGTCGACCTGATGGCTCCATGGCGACGGTACGCCAAGGGAGGCAAGTCCAGCGGGAATGGCTTCGTGCACCCAGCTCGGCCACGGTGCGCGAGTGCCTTCGCGGGCGGGGGCGAAGAGGGTACCGGCGATCTGATCGGCAGCAAAGCCGTCGAGGATCGCCTTCCAGATGGTCATGGTGCAAATGTAGTCCCTGTGCCGGGCAATCGACCCGAGCACCTCGCGAACTCATCTGAGAATGTAATCGGTAAGATTCGCGACCAGGCACAAGATGTAGTGGTGGTTCGGCGTGTCGCCACAAGTCCTAGTGTTTGGGGCATACCTTGGGGACTGTTCGCGCTCAACGCGGAGCGATTGACATGGAGGAAGAAATGAACAGAAAGCCCGTCAGCGTCGACCCGGTATCGACCATCAATGAGTACCTTGACCGTTCGGATTGGCGCGTTAACGCCAACGCCAATCAGGATTATTCGCTGGGAGGGATGATCCTCAACACCTCGGGCAAAGTGGTGGCCAACTATTGGCTAACCGAGGTGTATTCAGAAGCGGCTGCGGCCGCGCACCGCGACGGAGACATTCACATTCACGATCTCGACATGCTGTCGGGCTACTGCGCAGGATGGTCGCTCCGCCAGCTGATAGAGCAGGGCTTCAACGGAGTCCCGGGAGCCATCGCTTCGAAGCCGCCGAAACACTTCTCATCGGCCTGCGGTCAGATCGTGAACTTCCTGGGCACACTGCAGAACGAGTGGGCGGGCGCCCAGGCATTCTCGTCGTTCGACACGTACATGGCGCCATTCGTGCGCCTGGATTCGATGACGTTCGACCAGGTGAAGCAGTGCATGCAGGAACTGATCTTTAACCTCAACGTGCCGTCCCGGTGGGGAGCCAGTGCCCGTTCACGAACCTGACGTTCGACTGGACCTGCCCCGAGGACATTGCCGATAACCAGCCGATGATTGGCGAAGAAATTTGCGACTTCACCTACGGTGACCTGGCTGAGGAAATGGCAATGATCAATCGTGCCTACATCGAGGTCATGATCGAGGGGGATGCCGATGGGCGGGTCTTTACCTTCCCGATCCCCACTTACAACATCACGCCCGACTTCGATTGGGATACCGAGAACGCCAACCGGATGTTTGAGATGACGGCGAAGTACGGGCTTCCCTACTTCCAGAACTTCATCAACTCGGACCTGGATCCCGGCATGATCCGTTCGATGTGCTGCCGCCTCCAACTCGACATGAGGGAACTTCTCAAGCGTGGTAACGGGCTGTTTGGTTCAGCCGAGCTGACCGGTTCAATCGGCGTCGTCACGGTCAACATGGCAAGGCTTGGCTACCTCTATGCCAATGATGAAGAGGGGCTCCTTGCGCGCTTGGATGAGCTCATGGACCTGGGTCGCGACACGCTGGAGGCCAAGCGGGTTGCCGTTCAGGGACTCATGGATGGTGGGCTGTACCCGTTTTCGAAGCGGTGGCTCGGTCACCTCAACAACCACTTCTCCACTATTGGCGTGAATGGCATGAATGAGATGGTCCGCAACTTCACCCTCGATGAGCATGATCTTTCAGACGAATGGGGCACGGACATGTGCCTGC
This genomic window contains:
- a CDS encoding aldo/keto reductase translates to MELRHMGDSGLTVSAIGLGGNNFGRKNTATEDLEGTRALVNAALDAGITMFDTADMYGMEPGLSETLLGQALDKNRDDIVLATKFGMNMKGANGKDFGARGSRSYIVRAAEASLRRLGTDYIDLFYYHTVDENTPFEETLAALDDLVTSGKVRYIGHSNMTGWQIAHADHLARELGTERFIASQNNFNLLDRRAELEVLPAAAHFGLGVVPYYPLANGLLTGKYTDGKAPDGSRLDVVKPQLMETTDFDQLKEFREFAQARDLTELNVAFAFLLASYPVASVIAGATRPDQITANAKAASWVPTEDDLEELSEIFPPTPKVALF
- a CDS encoding DUF4244 domain-containing protein, with the translated sequence MSMKGTVMNAENIEENIELTASLEDPEAGMATAEYAIGTVAATSFAGLLVWILDQPWVKEAIENIFQAIFNFF
- a CDS encoding TadE family type IV pilus minor pilin; translated protein: MTITKPTLEDSEDERNNQDDSERGMVTAELAMTIPVVIAVLFLVASLGVSLVGQLRVTDAAREAARAYAMEMSDREVAELVADRAGDDASYTVRQHGRTLTVTVSAPVGGPWSILDLTAESSMTALAEAER
- a CDS encoding Rv3654c family TadE-like protein, with translation MSEKPGCDDPERGSGTVLSLGLIAVLASVAIFLGWLSAAFDAKQRADGAADFAALAAAQVLHDPFETGDPCVVASEVVRDAELVSCTVTNDRIVVSTQAEVRLGILGGTAMTGEAEAGPR
- a CDS encoding DEAD/DEAH box helicase translates to MTIWKAILDGFAADQIAGTLFAPAREGTRAPWPSWVHEAIPAGLASLGVPSPWSHQVDGMEAIHAGHHTVIATGTGSGKSLTAWAPLLSHILSHREATRLSEIRKKPTVLYLAPTKALAADQLDSLTHLVSVTGDSIKPATVDGDTPSEVRRWARAHANIILTNPDFAHFSMLAGHERWPRLWSGLTAIVIDEFHTYRGMTGAQVALVVRRMLRMARHYGANPTVIFLSATAANPGGTAARFLGVDANQISVIDEDTSSHSASSLVIARGRAIPQRSDQSLNEDSIVVIDQEEQPVRRSALKEAAQAASRAVASGASTLVFSRSRAGAETISQLVREDLADHGSPYKDRVAAYRGGYLPEERRELEEGLRSGDIRALATTNALELGIDISGLDTVVMSGWPGTHASFRQQMGRAGRASQDGIAVLIARDDPLDQYLAENVAGLLEQPVEAQVFDPSNPYILSGHVCAAASELPLTADDAQIFGFQTTEHFDELVEAGLLTYRSGAWRWNVALGASAHELVDIRGGGSEISIIEGSTGSLLGTVSAGQADTTVHPQAVYIHQGSPFIVESLDAERAIVEPYRDEEIRTFAVAETAVEIAETKHEVPLRDGVLAFGDVLVASRVTGYDTRRSRDGLYLGRSPLEMPLRELPTQACWWTISDVRCAELKLTPDILPGALHGLEHAAIGLLPLFATCDRWDIGGLSTALHVQTGSPTIIIHDASPGGSGCAERGFHAARPWLEATVSRLESCPCRDGCPSCIQSPKCGNGNSPLSKVGALILGRAIVSGMS